A single window of Psychrobacter raelei DNA harbors:
- a CDS encoding efflux RND transporter periplasmic adaptor subunit: MKHSHLFIAISLAVSGLFIAGCDKKDEAADAAASQQQMPPAVVNVIPVQFQTVPLVQEFSGRTAAYEVADIRPQVTGVVDEILFPQGRMVQKGQPLYRISPENYQSSAGANQAAVQQAQANVETAKASYNNALANIESQKALLEQAQADVRRLKPLVAQQAISEQQYEQAMTQLKTAQAGLNSAQAAAQQAQANIASSQAAVATAQAQLSGSQLDISRTIVRSPISGVTERSSVTAGALVNANQANPLVTVSKIDPIYVDISQSSSELLKLKQQQAKGSIQAGTSTVELVFEDGSTYPVRGQLSLAEAKVEQDTGAVTLRAIFKNDNYMLLPGMYVKARLIQGLINNAVLLPQSAIMRTPKGETQVYIVDKNNKIQVRNVTIEGTYQGQWIVTDGLQSGDNVVAIGGAKVKPEQEVVSKPYVPTSSEGGAAPQAGGAPNQGQAPAAKSEMPKGPVAPQAQKSPEDDAAK, from the coding sequence ATGAAACACTCGCACCTTTTCATTGCTATTAGCTTAGCTGTATCTGGTTTATTTATTGCCGGTTGCGACAAAAAAGATGAGGCTGCAGATGCTGCCGCTTCTCAGCAGCAAATGCCGCCCGCTGTGGTCAATGTCATTCCTGTACAATTCCAAACAGTTCCTTTAGTTCAAGAATTCTCGGGTCGTACAGCGGCTTATGAGGTTGCCGATATCCGCCCTCAAGTTACTGGGGTGGTGGATGAAATCTTATTTCCGCAAGGCCGCATGGTCCAAAAGGGTCAGCCTCTATATAGAATCAGCCCAGAAAACTACCAATCTAGCGCCGGCGCCAATCAAGCCGCTGTACAACAGGCTCAGGCCAATGTAGAGACTGCTAAAGCAAGCTATAACAATGCTTTGGCCAATATTGAGTCACAAAAAGCATTGTTAGAACAAGCTCAAGCTGATGTGCGTCGCCTTAAACCCTTGGTTGCTCAGCAAGCTATTTCAGAGCAGCAGTACGAGCAAGCCATGACTCAGCTAAAAACAGCACAAGCAGGTCTAAATAGTGCTCAGGCGGCGGCACAACAAGCCCAAGCCAATATCGCAAGCTCACAAGCTGCGGTAGCCACAGCGCAGGCTCAGTTATCGGGCAGTCAATTAGATATCAGCCGTACCATTGTACGCTCGCCCATTTCAGGCGTCACTGAGCGCTCAAGCGTCACCGCTGGTGCCTTGGTAAACGCCAACCAAGCCAATCCTTTGGTTACTGTCTCAAAAATCGATCCGATTTATGTTGATATCAGCCAGTCCTCTAGCGAGCTATTAAAGCTAAAACAACAGCAAGCTAAAGGCTCAATACAAGCTGGTACCAGCACCGTTGAGTTGGTATTTGAAGATGGATCGACGTATCCGGTGCGTGGTCAATTGTCACTGGCTGAAGCCAAGGTTGAGCAAGATACCGGGGCGGTCACCCTGCGTGCTATTTTCAAAAATGATAACTACATGCTGCTGCCAGGTATGTATGTAAAAGCCCGATTAATTCAAGGCTTGATTAATAACGCGGTGTTATTGCCACAAAGCGCTATTATGCGTACGCCAAAGGGTGAAACCCAGGTGTATATTGTTGATAAAAACAATAAGATTCAGGTTCGTAATGTCACTATCGAAGGCACTTATCAAGGCCAGTGGATTGTGACTGACGGCCTGCAATCAGGGGATAATGTGGTGGCCATTGGTGGCGCCAAAGTTAAGCCTGAACAAGAGGTGGTCAGTAAGCCTTATGTACCGACCTCTAGCGAAGGCGGCGCAGCCCCTCAAGCAGGTGGCGCACCTAACCAAGGGCAAGCCCCCGCCGCCAAATCTGAAATGCCAAAAGGCCCTGTAGCCCCTCAAGCGCAAAAGTCGCCTGAAGATGACGCTGCAAAATAA
- a CDS encoding efflux RND transporter permease subunit, with the protein MSRYFINRPIFAWVIAILVMLLGVISVINLPIEQYPRIAPPTIKVSATYPGANAQTVEDSVVQIIEQRMKGLDGLMYMSSSSSSTGSGSVTLTFENGTDPDTAQVQVQNKLQAAMSSLPETVQRQGVNVNKSSSSFLMVQAFVSEDGSMDRSDIADYVASNVVDQLSRVEGVGDINLFGSSYAMRVWLDPARLRSYNLVPSDVVNAIRAQNAQVSAGQLGQAPADTDKQVINATVSVQSYLKTAEEFSNILVKTDGTGAQVRLGDVARVEMGSENYSVNALYNGKEAAGLGISLAPGSNALATRELVAERMTQLEANFPKGLTAVVPYDTTPFVKLSIEQVVHTLLEAIALVFVVMFLFLQNWRATIIPTLAVPVVLLGTFGVLYVAGFSINVLTMFAMVLSIGLLVDDAIVVVENVERILEENPEISVKDATFQSMREISKVVIGIALILSAVFVPMAFFGGSTGVIYRQFSITLITSMVLSALVALIFTPALCVTLLKRQKNHGEEKKGFFGWFNRSFDKTSKAYERFIGKSINLKWLYLIGYAAIIGLMAVVFLRIPGSFLPEEDQGIMITLVQLPSGSTLDETQEVLDKVRGYYDSQEKDNVASVFTVAGFSFAGQGQNMGLAFVRLSDWANRKGEENSAQAVAGRAMGYFFTQLNEAQVYAIVPPAITELGNASGFDLMLQDVGNVGHDGLLAARNQLLGMASQNDQVAGVRPNGQEDAPQLKVNIDQEQAAAYGLAMSDINSLLSTAWGSSYVNDFVDRGRIKRVFVQGEADSRTNPEDINKWYVRNKTGDMISMGGFSSSEWQNASPSLTRYNSFPSMNIQGSAAPGLSTGEAMAAMEEMVSQLPPGVGYEWTGMSLEEKKSGAQAPMLYALSILVVFLCLAALYESWSIPFAVLLVIPLGVLGAVVLTWFRQFANDIYLQVGLLTVVGLSAKNAILIIEFAKEHQEEGYSLREAVMTAARQRLRPIIMTSLAFGFGVVPLYLATGPGAGSQNAIGTSVVGGVITATLLGIFFIPMFYVWVRSVFKYKPEGPKDGSGGAAAQPHATTPALSANGTSAASTPANLGDNTQ; encoded by the coding sequence ATGTCACGATATTTTATTAACCGCCCTATTTTTGCATGGGTAATTGCAATTTTAGTCATGCTATTGGGTGTTATTTCGGTCATTAATTTGCCGATTGAGCAATACCCGCGTATTGCACCGCCAACCATTAAGGTCAGCGCCACCTATCCAGGTGCTAACGCACAGACCGTAGAGGACTCTGTGGTGCAGATTATTGAGCAGCGCATGAAAGGTCTAGATGGATTGATGTATATGTCCTCTAGCTCCTCCTCAACCGGTTCAGGCTCAGTCACCTTAACCTTTGAAAACGGTACCGATCCAGATACCGCTCAGGTACAGGTACAAAACAAGCTACAAGCGGCCATGAGCTCGCTACCCGAAACAGTACAGCGTCAAGGGGTCAACGTTAACAAGTCCTCTAGCAGCTTCTTAATGGTACAAGCCTTCGTCTCTGAAGATGGCTCTATGGATCGATCAGACATTGCTGACTATGTGGCCTCAAACGTGGTTGATCAGCTTAGCCGTGTGGAAGGTGTGGGTGACATTAACTTATTTGGCTCCTCTTATGCAATGCGTGTCTGGTTAGATCCTGCTCGCCTGCGTAGCTATAATTTAGTACCCTCAGATGTGGTCAATGCCATTCGAGCCCAAAACGCTCAGGTCTCTGCCGGTCAATTGGGTCAAGCCCCAGCCGATACTGACAAACAGGTCATTAACGCCACCGTCAGTGTACAAAGCTATCTAAAAACAGCTGAAGAATTCTCAAACATATTAGTGAAAACCGATGGCACAGGCGCACAAGTACGCTTAGGTGATGTGGCGCGTGTCGAGATGGGTAGTGAAAACTACAGTGTCAATGCCTTATATAATGGTAAAGAAGCCGCTGGTTTGGGTATTTCATTAGCACCTGGCTCTAACGCACTGGCCACCCGTGAGCTTGTCGCTGAGCGTATGACGCAGCTTGAAGCCAACTTCCCTAAAGGCTTAACTGCCGTTGTACCTTATGACACCACCCCATTCGTTAAGCTGTCTATTGAACAAGTGGTTCATACCTTACTAGAAGCGATTGCTCTGGTATTTGTGGTGATGTTCTTGTTCTTACAAAACTGGCGTGCGACTATTATCCCAACGCTTGCAGTACCTGTTGTTTTGTTAGGTACTTTTGGTGTGCTGTATGTCGCAGGCTTTAGTATCAACGTATTGACCATGTTTGCCATGGTACTGTCCATCGGTCTACTGGTGGATGACGCGATTGTTGTTGTGGAGAACGTGGAGCGTATTTTAGAAGAAAACCCTGAGATATCAGTCAAAGATGCCACATTCCAATCCATGCGCGAAATTAGTAAAGTGGTTATTGGTATTGCGCTCATTCTATCTGCCGTTTTCGTACCTATGGCCTTCTTTGGCGGCTCAACAGGTGTTATTTATCGTCAGTTCTCAATCACTTTAATCACCAGTATGGTGCTGTCTGCCCTAGTGGCCTTAATATTTACTCCTGCATTATGTGTGACCTTACTTAAGCGTCAAAAAAATCATGGCGAGGAGAAAAAAGGTTTCTTTGGTTGGTTTAACCGCAGCTTTGACAAAACCAGTAAAGCCTATGAGCGCTTTATCGGCAAGAGTATCAATCTAAAATGGCTATACTTAATAGGATATGCGGCGATCATTGGCCTTATGGCTGTGGTTTTCCTACGTATTCCTGGCTCATTTTTACCCGAAGAAGATCAGGGTATTATGATTACCTTAGTACAGCTGCCCTCAGGCTCAACGTTAGATGAGACCCAAGAAGTACTGGATAAAGTCAGGGGCTATTACGACAGTCAAGAAAAAGACAACGTCGCCTCTGTGTTTACAGTCGCCGGCTTTAGTTTTGCCGGTCAAGGTCAAAACATGGGTCTGGCCTTCGTGCGGTTAAGCGACTGGGCGAATCGTAAAGGGGAGGAAAACAGTGCCCAAGCTGTGGCCGGACGTGCCATGGGCTATTTCTTTACCCAATTAAATGAAGCTCAAGTATATGCCATTGTTCCCCCTGCCATTACTGAGCTAGGTAACGCCAGTGGTTTTGACTTAATGCTACAAGATGTGGGTAACGTGGGTCATGACGGCTTATTAGCCGCACGTAACCAACTGCTGGGTATGGCGTCACAAAATGATCAAGTCGCTGGTGTTCGCCCTAATGGTCAAGAAGATGCGCCTCAGCTCAAAGTTAATATTGACCAAGAACAAGCGGCCGCTTACGGTCTGGCTATGAGCGACATTAACAGCTTACTATCTACAGCTTGGGGCTCATCTTATGTCAACGACTTCGTTGATAGAGGCCGTATCAAACGCGTCTTCGTTCAAGGTGAAGCTGACAGCCGCACCAATCCTGAAGACATTAACAAGTGGTATGTGCGTAACAAGACTGGTGATATGATTTCTATGGGCGGCTTCTCAAGCAGTGAGTGGCAAAATGCCTCACCTAGCTTAACGCGCTACAACAGCTTTCCTTCTATGAACATCCAAGGCAGCGCTGCACCAGGTTTAAGTACCGGTGAAGCCATGGCAGCTATGGAGGAGATGGTCAGCCAATTGCCACCAGGTGTGGGCTATGAGTGGACTGGTATGTCACTTGAAGAGAAAAAATCAGGGGCTCAGGCACCAATGTTATATGCCTTGTCTATTCTTGTGGTGTTCTTATGTTTGGCCGCTTTGTACGAAAGCTGGTCCATCCCATTTGCAGTGCTGCTGGTTATTCCGCTTGGGGTGTTGGGTGCAGTCGTGCTAACTTGGTTTAGACAGTTTGCTAACGACATCTATCTACAAGTGGGTTTATTAACCGTGGTAGGTCTGTCTGCTAAGAACGCCATCTTGATTATTGAATTTGCTAAAGAGCACCAAGAGGAAGGCTACAGCTTACGTGAGGCGGTAATGACAGCAGCAAGACAACGTCTGCGTCCTATTATCATGACATCACTGGCTTTCGGTTTTGGTGTGGTTCCTTTATACTTAGCAACAGGTCCAGGTGCCGGTAGCCAAAACGCCATTGGTACCAGTGTGGTCGGTGGTGTGATTACCGCAACTTTATTAGGTATCTTCTTTATTCCTATGTTCTATGTGTGGGTACGCTCTGTATTTAAATATAAGCCTGAGGGTCCAAAAGATGGCTCAGGTGGCGCTGCTGCTCAGCCGCATGCGACAACCCCTGCTCTTTCAGCTAATGGCACAAGTGCAGCCTCTACCCCAGCAAATCTTGGAGACAACACTCAATGA
- a CDS encoding polyprenyl synthetase family protein, with product MDKQVFGSLNSKVQLVMNVSQHVINAGGKRMRPLITLLCSRLCKDEQSKDAMHLAAITEMLHTATLVHDDVIDESGMRRGRPTANATWDNPTAVLVGDYLIARAFNLLVGFQSLPLLQLFSDGTCDIAEGEVLQLQHQHNPEATETDYMNIIDGKTSRLFMMATAGVAILQDKPEFMQPFSDFGQHFGNAFQIIDDVLDYSGDSEVMGKNLGDDLAEGKPTLPTIVALRLLKQSNAADYDKLRIAVQTGKVEDAASLIKLVQDSGALEYCRNRALEETRLAQQALAQLPDNEYRKGLWQLTQLASSRLA from the coding sequence ATGGATAAGCAGGTCTTTGGTAGCTTAAATTCAAAAGTACAGCTGGTAATGAATGTCTCTCAGCATGTGATTAATGCCGGCGGTAAACGCATGCGTCCATTGATTACCTTGTTGTGCTCAAGACTGTGTAAAGATGAGCAGTCTAAAGATGCGATGCATTTGGCTGCCATCACCGAGATGTTACACACAGCGACCTTAGTCCATGATGATGTGATTGATGAGTCAGGCATGCGTCGTGGCCGCCCTACTGCCAATGCCACTTGGGATAATCCTACTGCGGTCTTAGTGGGCGACTATCTTATTGCCCGCGCCTTTAACTTATTGGTGGGTTTTCAAAGCTTACCTTTATTACAGCTGTTCTCAGATGGCACCTGTGACATCGCTGAGGGTGAAGTGCTACAGCTACAACACCAGCACAATCCTGAAGCCACCGAAACAGATTATATGAACATCATTGACGGCAAAACCTCACGGCTATTTATGATGGCAACCGCGGGCGTGGCTATCTTGCAAGATAAACCTGAATTTATGCAGCCCTTTAGCGACTTCGGTCAGCATTTTGGTAATGCCTTTCAGATTATCGATGATGTCCTTGATTATAGTGGAGATAGCGAAGTTATGGGCAAAAACCTAGGCGATGACTTGGCTGAAGGTAAGCCCACACTACCCACCATCGTAGCACTGCGTCTCCTAAAACAAAGTAACGCTGCCGATTACGATAAGCTGCGTATCGCTGTTCAGACCGGTAAAGTTGAGGATGCCGCCAGCCTGATAAAATTGGTACAAGACTCTGGCGCCTTAGAGTATTGCCGTAATCGTGCCTTGGAGGAGACCCGATTAGCCCAACAAGCCTTAGCGCAGCTGCCCGATAATGAGTACCGCAAAGGTCTGTGGCAATTAACTCAGCTTGCCAGCTCACGTTTGGCCTAG